The following are encoded in a window of Struthio camelus isolate bStrCam1 chromosome Z, bStrCam1.hap1, whole genome shotgun sequence genomic DNA:
- the PRXL2C gene encoding peroxiredoxin-like 2C isoform X3, with the protein MAHSPAAPVTQQICSTPVSQHREPEELREAAQCLVVDADGKKIPFRALYGEQKAIVVFVRDANVRLIVIGQSSYHHIKPFCSLTGYTHEMYVDPQREIYKTLGMKRGEGNNISGTSVQSPHVKSNVLLGSIRSMWRAMTGPAFDFQGDPAQQGGTLILGPGNEVHFLHLDKHRLDHAPINRVLQLAGVKTVNFTDKSQIIDI; encoded by the exons ATGGCCCATTCTCCAGCAGCCCCTGTCACGCAGCAGATCTGCAGCACGCCTGTCTCACAGCACCGGGAGCCGGAGGAACTGCGAGAGGCCGCCCAGTGCCTGGTGGTAGATGCGGACGGGAAAAAGATCCCCTTCAGGGCCCTGTACGGGGAGCAGAAAGCGATCGTGGTGTTTGTGCGG GATGCAAATGTGAGGCTTATAGTTATTGGACAGTCATCTTATCATCACATCAAG CCCTTTTGCAGTTTAACTGGGTATACACATGAAATGTATGTAgatccacaaagggaaatttataAAACACTTGGCATGAAAAGAGGCGAAGGTAACAACATATCAGGCACATCAG TGCAGAGCCCTCACGTCAAATCAAACGTGCTGTTGGGAAGTATTAGGAGTATGTGGAGAGCGATGACCGGCCCAGCTTTTGATTTTCAAGGAGACCCAGCTCAGCAGGGAGGAACTTTGATTCTAGGCCCAG GTAATGAAGTTCATTTTTTGCACCTTGATAAACATAGGTTGGATCACGCTCCCATTAACAGAGTTTTGCAGCTGGCAGGAGTTAAAACAGTAAATTTCACAGACAAATCCCAGATTATTGACATATGA
- the PRXL2C gene encoding peroxiredoxin-like 2C isoform X4 has protein sequence MAHSPAAPVTQQICSTPVSQHREPEELREAAQCLVNFLCYTCKEYVEDLAKVPKSFLEDANVRLIVIGQSSYHHIKPFCSLTGYTHEMYVDPQREIYKTLGMKRGEGNNISGTSVQSPHVKSNVLLGSIRSMWRAMTGPAFDFQGDPAQQGGTLILGPGNEVHFLHLDKHRLDHAPINRVLQLAGVKTVNFTDKSQIIDI, from the exons ATGGCCCATTCTCCAGCAGCCCCTGTCACGCAGCAGATCTGCAGCACGCCTGTCTCACAGCACCGGGAGCCGGAGGAACTGCGAGAGGCCGCCCAGTGCCTGGTG AATTTTTTATGTTACACCTGTAAAGAGTATGTAGAAGACCTGGCAAAAGTCCCCAAGAGTTTTTTAGAA GATGCAAATGTGAGGCTTATAGTTATTGGACAGTCATCTTATCATCACATCAAG CCCTTTTGCAGTTTAACTGGGTATACACATGAAATGTATGTAgatccacaaagggaaatttataAAACACTTGGCATGAAAAGAGGCGAAGGTAACAACATATCAGGCACATCAG TGCAGAGCCCTCACGTCAAATCAAACGTGCTGTTGGGAAGTATTAGGAGTATGTGGAGAGCGATGACCGGCCCAGCTTTTGATTTTCAAGGAGACCCAGCTCAGCAGGGAGGAACTTTGATTCTAGGCCCAG GTAATGAAGTTCATTTTTTGCACCTTGATAAACATAGGTTGGATCACGCTCCCATTAACAGAGTTTTGCAGCTGGCAGGAGTTAAAACAGTAAATTTCACAGACAAATCCCAGATTATTGACATATGA
- the PRXL2C gene encoding peroxiredoxin-like 2C isoform X5, with the protein MAHSPAAPVTQQICSTPVSQHREPEELREAAQCLNFLCYTCKEYVEDLAKVPKSFLEDANVRLIVIGQSSYHHIKPFCSLTGYTHEMYVDPQREIYKTLGMKRGEGNNISGTSVQSPHVKSNVLLGSIRSMWRAMTGPAFDFQGDPAQQGGTLILGPGNEVHFLHLDKHRLDHAPINRVLQLAGVKTVNFTDKSQIIDI; encoded by the exons ATGGCCCATTCTCCAGCAGCCCCTGTCACGCAGCAGATCTGCAGCACGCCTGTCTCACAGCACCGGGAGCCGGAGGAACTGCGAGAGGCCGCCCAGTGCCTG AATTTTTTATGTTACACCTGTAAAGAGTATGTAGAAGACCTGGCAAAAGTCCCCAAGAGTTTTTTAGAA GATGCAAATGTGAGGCTTATAGTTATTGGACAGTCATCTTATCATCACATCAAG CCCTTTTGCAGTTTAACTGGGTATACACATGAAATGTATGTAgatccacaaagggaaatttataAAACACTTGGCATGAAAAGAGGCGAAGGTAACAACATATCAGGCACATCAG TGCAGAGCCCTCACGTCAAATCAAACGTGCTGTTGGGAAGTATTAGGAGTATGTGGAGAGCGATGACCGGCCCAGCTTTTGATTTTCAAGGAGACCCAGCTCAGCAGGGAGGAACTTTGATTCTAGGCCCAG GTAATGAAGTTCATTTTTTGCACCTTGATAAACATAGGTTGGATCACGCTCCCATTAACAGAGTTTTGCAGCTGGCAGGAGTTAAAACAGTAAATTTCACAGACAAATCCCAGATTATTGACATATGA
- the PRXL2C gene encoding peroxiredoxin-like 2C isoform X1 encodes MIPSHQASLHHSHILPELFCLAPPFFSSVFQGQEGQSKTRRTEVRPFSYGPFSSSPCHAADLQHACLTAPGAGGTARGRPVPGGRCGREKDPLQGPNFLCYTCKEYVEDLAKVPKSFLEDANVRLIVIGQSSYHHIKPFCSLTGYTHEMYVDPQREIYKTLGMKRGEGNNISGTSVQSPHVKSNVLLGSIRSMWRAMTGPAFDFQGDPAQQGGTLILGPGNEVHFLHLDKHRLDHAPINRVLQLAGVKTVNFTDKSQIIDI; translated from the exons ATGATACCCTCCCACCAAGCCTCACTTCATCACAGTCACATCCTCCCTGAGCTTTTCTGTCTGGCTCCGCCTTTCTTTTCCTCCGTTTTCCAAGGCCAGGAAGGCCAGTCAAAGACGAGGAGAACTGAAGTGAGGCCATTCAGCTATGGCCCATTCTCCAGCAGCCCCTGTCACGCAGCAGATCTGCAGCACGCCTGTCTCACAGCACCGGGAGCCGGAGGAACTGCGAGAGGCCGCCCAGTGCCTGGTGGTAGATGCGGACGGGAAAAAGATCCCCTTCAGGGCCCT AATTTTTTATGTTACACCTGTAAAGAGTATGTAGAAGACCTGGCAAAAGTCCCCAAGAGTTTTTTAGAA GATGCAAATGTGAGGCTTATAGTTATTGGACAGTCATCTTATCATCACATCAAG CCCTTTTGCAGTTTAACTGGGTATACACATGAAATGTATGTAgatccacaaagggaaatttataAAACACTTGGCATGAAAAGAGGCGAAGGTAACAACATATCAGGCACATCAG TGCAGAGCCCTCACGTCAAATCAAACGTGCTGTTGGGAAGTATTAGGAGTATGTGGAGAGCGATGACCGGCCCAGCTTTTGATTTTCAAGGAGACCCAGCTCAGCAGGGAGGAACTTTGATTCTAGGCCCAG GTAATGAAGTTCATTTTTTGCACCTTGATAAACATAGGTTGGATCACGCTCCCATTAACAGAGTTTTGCAGCTGGCAGGAGTTAAAACAGTAAATTTCACAGACAAATCCCAGATTATTGACATATGA
- the PRXL2C gene encoding peroxiredoxin-like 2C isoform X2 yields MAHSPAAPVTQQICSTPVSQHREPEELREAAQCLVVDADGKKIPFRALYGEQKAIVVFVRNFLCYTCKEYVEDLAKVPKSFLEDANVRLIVIGQSSYHHIKPFCSLTGYTHEMYVDPQREIYKTLGMKRGEGNNISGTSVQSPHVKSNVLLGSIRSMWRAMTGPAFDFQGDPAQQGGTLILGPGNEVHFLHLDKHRLDHAPINRVLQLAGVKTVNFTDKSQIIDI; encoded by the exons ATGGCCCATTCTCCAGCAGCCCCTGTCACGCAGCAGATCTGCAGCACGCCTGTCTCACAGCACCGGGAGCCGGAGGAACTGCGAGAGGCCGCCCAGTGCCTGGTGGTAGATGCGGACGGGAAAAAGATCCCCTTCAGGGCCCTGTACGGGGAGCAGAAAGCGATCGTGGTGTTTGTGCGG AATTTTTTATGTTACACCTGTAAAGAGTATGTAGAAGACCTGGCAAAAGTCCCCAAGAGTTTTTTAGAA GATGCAAATGTGAGGCTTATAGTTATTGGACAGTCATCTTATCATCACATCAAG CCCTTTTGCAGTTTAACTGGGTATACACATGAAATGTATGTAgatccacaaagggaaatttataAAACACTTGGCATGAAAAGAGGCGAAGGTAACAACATATCAGGCACATCAG TGCAGAGCCCTCACGTCAAATCAAACGTGCTGTTGGGAAGTATTAGGAGTATGTGGAGAGCGATGACCGGCCCAGCTTTTGATTTTCAAGGAGACCCAGCTCAGCAGGGAGGAACTTTGATTCTAGGCCCAG GTAATGAAGTTCATTTTTTGCACCTTGATAAACATAGGTTGGATCACGCTCCCATTAACAGAGTTTTGCAGCTGGCAGGAGTTAAAACAGTAAATTTCACAGACAAATCCCAGATTATTGACATATGA